GGACCGATTATCACTGATTGCACTCGTCAGATTGTCCTGAAACTCGAAGCTGAAACCGTCGCCGGAATTTTGGTATGCACGGTTACCGATAAACTCGGCATTGTTATTTGTGATGAAAAATCCGTCGCCGTTGTTGCGGTTAGCTGTATTCCCGGAGATTGTTCCACCATTGATGGTCAAAAGAAACCCGCCAAGTCCGTTGTTCAATGCGCGATTGTCGCTGACGGTTCCACCATTATTGTCCTCGATCACAAAACCTGCGCCTGCATTATTAGTGGCAGAGTTTCTGCTGACAGTGCTACTCTCAAGAAAATCGAAGCTCAGTCCCGCCGCAGCAGCGCCACTGATTTGATTATCAAGAATACTGATATTGCTGAGAGTGCCGTTGCCTTGAATTCCATTCCGGCCTCCCGTAATCGTCAGGCCTCGAATCGAAGAATTATTCGCAGCAACGAAGACAGGCAGATTTTCTCTGGTTCCGTTAATCGTTGGTCGTTGTCCAAAGAAAGCCGGTAATCCGGTAACCGCACCCACCACATGAACTCCACCACCCAAAATACTCTGGCCGTCACGTAACTCGACTGTGTCTTCCAGTCGAAATTCACCTGCCGACCCGTTAATCAGCACGACGTTTGTTCCGGTATCGGCAATTGCATTCTGAATGCTGTTGTCGGTTTCCGCAGTGACGACCGCCGTATTGGCACCCAGAGAGATTCGGGTTGTCGCATCCGGTATCGCGACGGTTGCTTCCTGCGGTCCCGCGGCGGCGGCATGAGTGACAATGTCATCATCCCGCACAATGCGGTCCAGCATCCGCCGTGCGAGTGGATGACTGTTTACGTTCTGATGCATGGCAGGATTCCCCAGAGGAAGAACGAGTCGAACCAGGGCGTTGAACTGGTGGTCTCTGATCTGATCCCACTGATATTCCGCGCCGATGGTCAGACGTGAACCACGTCCCAGTCCGGGAACGTCGAACGACCGCGATTCCATTCGAACTTTTGGCCCGGCGATGTCGGGATATCCTGCGGCGTCTGCACCGAAGTAGTAACCACCCAGAAAAGCACGTGATTCACTGAATCCATAATCAGCAAGCAGCCAGCCGTATTCACAGTCCACGCCCCCGTAGGCCCGTTCCTGACCGGCACGCATCAGGACAGAACTGCCCGTGAAATTAAACGCAGTTGCACCGGCAGCTGCCTTCGCTCCGGTCAGCGGGATATAACCATTGACGCGGGCCTCAAACGGGATGGCCAGGTATTCCATGCCCACGGTGATCTGCTGGAAGTTATTGTTGTAGGCCGTTTGCCGGATGTCATAAAACACATAACTCCCGAAAATTCCATACGGAGACGATATGACCCGCTGAGCCAGTCCGATGTTGGCTTCAACTGAGTGTTGATCATCCAAGGTGGTTCGCAGATCAGCGAAAACGAGTTCTTCGGGCGTCTGAAACAAAGGGATCATTCGCTGGGCCTGGCCCAGCACCCGTTCCGTGCCCCCCTTAAATATTCCTGACAAATATGGCTGCCACAGACCGGGATGTACATGAACCTTCCATGCAGAATCTGCTGAACTGCCGGGGCAGGGCAGTGAACCACTTACAAAGGGTTCCTGTGGGCCTGTTGAAACATGAACGGGAGGAATCTGAGGCGACCACGCTGGCGTCAGCCAGGGCTGCGTGTTTGATGCTCCGACTATAGGCGCTGGTGTGTAAAACGGGTCTTGTACCGACGGCTGGAAATATGGAGTGGTGGAAGACGGACTGGCGATGTTGAACGCCGGACCCGGCTGAGAACCCGCTCGAACGGTTGGAACTTGAATGTAGAAGCCGCTGAGTATCGGAACGGCGACCAGCATCAAACCAGCCAGTCGGGCACGATATTCGGACGTACTGCTCCATCTGTCCAAACTCATATTGACACGTTTCTAAGAAAAGAAGCGAAGGGTCGGTGGACCACGACCCACGAATCGAGACACGACACAGTTTGACATTCGGACGAAAAATCAGTGTCACCGGCAAACTAGAATCTGTACTTGAATCCAATCAAGACAAAATGCATGTCAGGGCATCAGGCCACGGGCAGTATGACCCTTGGTGCGGCAGATGTTGCCGGTTGAGTGGCGGCCTGCGGCGGGTTAAGTGCGTTGAACCGGTCGAAAATGCGTGTTTGGCCGAAGGTTCTGTTGAGCTGCCGTCCAGTGAGTCGCATGTTTTTCGCTCAGACCCGACGAGAAACATGGTGCTTTTGATTGCGCCCATGTTCATTGACAGGTTGATGATCGTGCATCGATATTATTTCAGTTGCACATGCACTTGTTCAATCGTGCCGTTGAACCGAAACGGAGCTGAGTCCATGTAGTCTCGTGATACAACGCTGCCCAGATCAACACCCACGTCAAAGGACTCGCTGGCAGAAAAAACGCCGGGAACAGTCATATCAGTTTCCAGACTTGCGGATTCAGTACCGTCGATTGTCATTACGATGTTCGCAGGTGCTCCAGGATTTCGAATAGTGGTGTCGATCTGGATTTGATGAGATCCGGCTGAAAGTCTCGTAACTGATTTCATGCGGAAGCGTTTG
This portion of the Fuerstiella sp. genome encodes:
- a CDS encoding right-handed parallel beta-helix repeat-containing protein — protein: MSLDRWSSTSEYRARLAGLMLVAVPILSGFYIQVPTVRAGSQPGPAFNIASPSSTTPYFQPSVQDPFYTPAPIVGASNTQPWLTPAWSPQIPPVHVSTGPQEPFVSGSLPCPGSSADSAWKVHVHPGLWQPYLSGIFKGGTERVLGQAQRMIPLFQTPEELVFADLRTTLDDQHSVEANIGLAQRVISSPYGIFGSYVFYDIRQTAYNNNFQQITVGMEYLAIPFEARVNGYIPLTGAKAAAGATAFNFTGSSVLMRAGQERAYGGVDCEYGWLLADYGFSESRAFLGGYYFGADAAGYPDIAGPKVRMESRSFDVPGLGRGSRLTIGAEYQWDQIRDHQFNALVRLVLPLGNPAMHQNVNSHPLARRMLDRIVRDDDIVTHAAAAGPQEATVAIPDATTRISLGANTAVVTAETDNSIQNAIADTGTNVVLINGSAGEFRLEDTVELRDGQSILGGGVHVVGAVTGLPAFFGQRPTINGTRENLPVFVAANNSSIRGLTITGGRNGIQGNGTLSNISILDNQISGAAAAGLSFDFLESSTVSRNSATNNAGAGFVIEDNNGGTVSDNRALNNGLGGFLLTINGGTISGNTANRNNGDGFFITNNNAEFIGNRAYQNSGDGFSFEFQDNLTSAISDNRSTSNGGAGFNLNGNSPASAGGNTASSNVSGNEVP